The sequence below is a genomic window from Hippocampus zosterae strain Florida chromosome 7, ASM2543408v3, whole genome shotgun sequence.
CCGGCCGCCTCGTCCCGGTCCTGCGGTCGCGCGGGCGGGCGCGCCTGCGCCTGCTCGGCTAAGTGAGTCCTCTCGTGTTTGCGCAGGCTGGAGGAGACGACGAAGGATTTCGAGCACTCGCCGCATTTGAACGGCCGCTCACCCGAGTGCACGCGGCGGTGCTTGTTGAGGCTGGAGCGCTCGGCGAAGGACTTGTCGCACTCGCTGCAGGAGAAGGGTCGCAGACCCGTGTGGACCAGCAAATGCCGACGCAGGTCCCAGGATGCCACGAAGGCCTTGTCGCAGCTCTGACATTTGTACGGTCGCTCCCCGGAGTGGACCCGCTCGTGCACGGCCAGATCGGCCGGCTGTCGGAATCTTTTGGAGCATTTGTCGCACGGGTAGGGCTTGAATCCCAGGTGGGCTCGCTGGTGCCGGCGGAAACTGGACGGGTCCGAGAACATCTTGCCGCACTGCGGGCACAGGAAGGGCTTCTCGCCCGAGTGCGTGCGCAGATGAGACTGGTAGGAGGACAGCTGCGTGAAGCCTTTCCCGCACTGCTCGCACTGATACGGCTTCTTCTGGGAGTGGATGCGTTGGTGGCAGACCAGCGAGGACGAGCGGGAGAAGGCCTTGCCGCAGTCGGAGCACAGGAAGGGCTTCTCGCCGGTGTGGGAGCGCTCGTGGTTCTTCAGGTCCTTCAGCTCCGTGTAGGTTTTACCGCACTGGTTGCAGGCGTACGGCCGGTGGCCCTGGTGGTTGCGCCGGTGCTTCCGGAACACGGAGGGGTCGGCAAAACTcttgccgcactcgccgcaaaAGTACGGCTTCTCGCCGGTGTGGGAGCGCATGTGCACCTTGAGTTTGGACAAGGTGGGGTAGCTTTTGGAGCACTGGCGGCAGGAGTAGGGCCGCTCGCCGTTGTGCTGCGTCATGTGGATCCGCAGGCAGATGGCCTGCATGAAGGCCTTGCCGCACTCGCTGCACACAAACGGTTTCTCGCCCGTGTGCGAGCGACTGTGGTTGCGCAGCTCGGTGGGCGTTTTGTACGCCTTGTGGCAGTCGGGACACTGAAACGGCCGCTGGGCCGCCGCGTGCGTGCTCTCGTGCTTGGAGAGATGGCCCTTGCTGGAGAAGATCTTTTGGCACTGCGGACACGCGTGGGGATGTTGCGGAGGCTCCTTGCCGTGCGCCGACAGCTTGTGGTCGCGCAGCGCCGGCACGCTCCGGAAGGACTCGCCGCAGGACGAGCACTTGAAGGACGGTTTGGATTTCGGGGGGCGTCCCCTGCCTCGTTTTTTCACGGGCACGTCGCTCTCCGCCGCCTCCCCTTGTTGCCGATCCTCATCTTGCGCTAGAGGGGTGCTTTGCTCTGCAGGAGGCGTGTTGCCAGCCCGCGGGGAAGCCATCTTTCCGTTTGAA
It includes:
- the znf668 gene encoding zinc finger protein 668, with translation MASPRAGNTPPAEQSTPLAQDEDRQQGEAAESDVPVKKRGRGRPPKSKPSFKCSSCGESFRSVPALRDHKLSAHGKEPPQHPHACPQCQKIFSSKGHLSKHESTHAAAQRPFQCPDCHKAYKTPTELRNHSRSHTGEKPFVCSECGKAFMQAICLRIHMTQHNGERPYSCRQCSKSYPTLSKLKVHMRSHTGEKPYFCGECGKSFADPSVFRKHRRNHQGHRPYACNQCGKTYTELKDLKNHERSHTGEKPFLCSDCGKAFSRSSSLVCHQRIHSQKKPYQCEQCGKGFTQLSSYQSHLRTHSGEKPFLCPQCGKMFSDPSSFRRHQRAHLGFKPYPCDKCSKRFRQPADLAVHERVHSGERPYKCQSCDKAFVASWDLRRHLLVHTGLRPFSCSECDKSFAERSSLNKHRRVHSGERPFKCGECSKSFVVSSSLRKHERTHLAEQAQARPPARPQDRDEAAGSAPSQFSCAHCDATFGTWAEVQAHENLHVQRGKTAGSEFSEAAELREQEKQQAKPRPHVCASCGKAFLNRAGLRKHQKIHSSSKPHSCSQCGKAFLFPAYLRKHLRTHADAPRSDLNIIHTDPLPSPPPPAEAGGASLNIPVSVSAAAFHTLPEYLIKEEEL